The following proteins are encoded in a genomic region of Streptomyces lunaelactis:
- a CDS encoding MarR family winged helix-turn-helix transcriptional regulator: MPTATPEGPESPGPDPQEPSLDEQIAAYQREFGDLDPQVEVVVSALGRLNRRMNVAYGRQVAALGISNAEWEVLKTLVLAGSPYRMGPGELAKRLGLTPAAMTHRIDRMAGEGLVTRDRDENNRVRVIVELTDEGRTKWLEAMRMASNFEEDLLQDLEPEERGMLGELLIRVLRRVEHAQPDAGGRLTDLD, encoded by the coding sequence ATGCCTACCGCGACCCCTGAGGGCCCCGAGTCGCCCGGCCCCGACCCCCAGGAGCCGAGCCTCGACGAGCAGATCGCCGCTTATCAGCGAGAGTTCGGCGACCTGGACCCCCAGGTCGAGGTGGTCGTCTCGGCACTCGGCCGGCTCAACCGCCGGATGAACGTCGCCTACGGGCGCCAGGTCGCCGCCCTCGGTATCAGCAACGCCGAGTGGGAGGTCCTGAAGACCCTGGTGCTCGCGGGCTCCCCGTACCGGATGGGCCCGGGCGAGCTCGCCAAGCGGCTCGGCCTCACCCCGGCCGCGATGACCCACCGCATCGACCGCATGGCGGGCGAGGGCCTGGTCACCCGCGATCGCGACGAGAACAACCGGGTGCGGGTCATCGTGGAGCTGACGGACGAAGGCCGTACGAAATGGCTCGAGGCGATGCGCATGGCGTCGAACTTCGAGGAGGACCTGCTCCAGGACCTGGAACCGGAGGAGCGGGGCATGCTCGGGGAGCTCCTGATCCGCGTCCTGCGCCGGGTGGAACACGCCCAGCCGGACGCCGGCGGCCGCCTCACTGACCTGGACTAG
- a CDS encoding MFS transporter produces the protein MTRAMGAAMRRIQTGNALSAFGLGFTVPYLYVYVAQVRDLGAATAGIVLAVFAMAALVALPFTGRIIDRRGPLPVLLGAAVLASAGAASMGLAGSVPAVVLSAALLGAGTAVMQPALATMIVWCSDTSTRTRAFATQFFLQNLGLGIGGLIGGHIVDESRPGSFTLLFGIEAVMFLVLAGIVCSVRLPRALSIKDAMPENTEAKAKGGMRALLGNRAMVQLCVLGFVLFFACYGQFESGLAAYGTEAVGIEPSTLGTALAANTAVIVVAQFVVLRFVERRRRSRVIAAVGLIWAVAWIAAGYAGLGHGSQAMATAAFISTYALFGLGEAMLSPTVAPLVADLAPESMVGQYNAAFALVKQLALAVGPAVGGPMGAALHGPYIATFVLFSLGITVLALRLGKQLTPVQNQPSLAAKSRVVAQHKPAERAEPAAV, from the coding sequence GTGACCAGGGCGATGGGCGCTGCGATGCGCCGGATTCAGACGGGGAACGCGCTGAGCGCGTTCGGACTCGGCTTCACCGTTCCGTATCTCTACGTCTATGTGGCGCAGGTGCGGGATCTGGGCGCTGCGACGGCGGGCATCGTGCTCGCTGTCTTTGCGATGGCCGCACTCGTCGCCCTCCCCTTCACCGGGCGGATCATCGACCGGCGCGGGCCGCTGCCCGTGCTGCTGGGAGCCGCGGTGCTGGCGTCCGCGGGCGCGGCGAGCATGGGGCTGGCGGGCAGCGTGCCGGCCGTCGTCCTGTCCGCCGCCCTTCTGGGGGCCGGTACGGCCGTGATGCAGCCGGCGCTCGCGACGATGATCGTCTGGTGCTCGGACACCTCGACCCGTACGCGCGCCTTCGCCACGCAGTTCTTCCTGCAGAACCTGGGACTGGGCATCGGCGGTCTGATCGGCGGGCACATCGTCGACGAGAGCCGGCCGGGGAGCTTCACTCTGCTGTTCGGCATCGAGGCCGTGATGTTCCTGGTGCTCGCGGGGATCGTGTGCAGTGTGCGGCTGCCGCGTGCACTCTCGATCAAGGACGCGATGCCCGAGAACACCGAGGCGAAGGCCAAGGGCGGGATGCGTGCGCTGCTCGGCAACCGGGCCATGGTGCAGCTGTGCGTGCTGGGCTTCGTCCTCTTCTTCGCCTGCTACGGACAATTCGAGTCGGGCCTCGCCGCGTACGGCACCGAGGCCGTCGGGATCGAGCCCTCGACGCTGGGGACGGCGCTGGCCGCCAACACCGCGGTGATCGTGGTCGCGCAGTTCGTGGTGCTGAGGTTCGTCGAGCGCCGCAGGCGCAGCCGGGTGATCGCCGCCGTGGGTCTGATCTGGGCCGTGGCGTGGATCGCCGCGGGATACGCCGGGCTCGGGCACGGCAGCCAGGCGATGGCGACGGCAGCGTTCATCTCGACGTACGCGCTCTTCGGGCTCGGCGAGGCGATGCTGTCGCCGACCGTGGCCCCGCTCGTCGCCGATCTTGCGCCGGAGTCGATGGTCGGGCAGTACAACGCCGCATTCGCACTGGTCAAGCAGCTCGCGCTGGCGGTCGGTCCGGCCGTGGGCGGGCCGATGGGGGCCGCGCTGCACGGGCCGTACATCGCGACCTTTGTGCTCTTCTCGCTCGGCATCACGGTGCTGGCGCTGCGGCTGGGCAAGCAGCTCACGCCCGTACAGAATCAGCCGTCCCTCGCGGCGAAGTCTCGCGTGGTCGCCCAGCACAAGCCGGCTGAGCGCGCCGAGCCCGCTGCTGTCTAA